In Xyrauchen texanus isolate HMW12.3.18 chromosome 13, RBS_HiC_50CHRs, whole genome shotgun sequence, a single genomic region encodes these proteins:
- the LOC127653680 gene encoding solute carrier family 26 member 6-like isoform X2, whose translation MDSEHAGYRVQREVIDEQRLKELSQRMDFSQTNTPFSHRLKKSLSCSVPRLKHSIIGFLPILSWLPRYSIWDYGMPDLISGISVGIMHLPQGMAYALLASLPPVFGLYTSLYPPLIYFIFGTSRHISVGTFTILSIMIGSVTERLAPDANFLICNGTNVTEEVDIISRDFYRIQVVLGLVQFGFVGTYLSEPLVRGYTTAASAHAVVAQLKYIFGVSPKRFNGPLSIVYTLADLFWLLPETHLPSLLVSVVSIVVLITAKEINNTFRQKLLVPIPVELCTIVVATVVSFYTQLSARYSISVVGEIPSGLEPPRVPIASVFSDVVVDAFAMAIVGYAISISLGKTFGLKHGYKVESNQELVALGLSNTVGGFFQCFSVCSSMSRSLIQESTGGKTQIAGVVSVVIVLVTVLKLGSLFQELPKAVLSAIVFVNLKGMFKQYYDTVTLWRSSKIDLLIWLVTYVSTILFNLDMGLGASMGFALLTVIFRTQRPRYSLLGHLPGTELYLDMETHKEVREVSGITIFRSSATMYFANAELYLEALKKKSGLDIGKMLTYKRRQEAKQRRRERRAEQRARRDAKRQKKVLRAASQRSKNAIFSVEEEAGQLRERDEDTQREGEPGWRERENSTVFVMPSDGNHTWEYLKGTDPETSTLGSMSDILDGDTTTIDSSSEDTLSRDLERVSLGSLGKWTWDIHSIILDFSTANFIDTVAIKTLRNIFHDFGEIDVDIYLAGCQALVVEQLERGGFFSDDITEGHVFATVHDAVMYCLKHQVAGTIHSYENALNVSGTRL comes from the exons ATGGACTCAGAGCATGCAGGGTATCGTGTACAGAGAGAGGTTATAGATGAACAAAGACTGAAAGAGCTGTCTCAGAGAATGGACTTTTCCCAGACCAACACTCCCTTTTCCCATCGGCTGAAAAAGTCACTCAG CTGTTCTGTACCCAGACTGAAGCATAGCATCATTGGTTTTTTGCCTATTCTATCCTGGTTACCTCGTTATTCCATCTGGGATTATGGCATGCCAGATCTTATCTCTGGCATCAGCGTGGGCATCATGCATCTTCCACAAG GAATGGCCTATGCATTGCTGGCCTCTTTGCCTCCAGTGTTTGGACTTTACACATCCCTCTATCCAccattaatttactttatttttggaACATCCAGACACATCTCCGTAG gCACGTTTACCATCCTTAGTATTATGATTGGAAGTGTAACAGAGAGACTGGCCCCTGATGCAAATTTCCTTATTTGCAATGGCACTAATGTGACTGAGGAGGTGGATATCATATCTAGAGACTTCTACAGAATACAG GTTGTATTAGGATTGGTGCAGTTTGGGTTTGTCGGTACCTATCTTTCAGAGCCATTGGTCAGAGGTTATACAACAGCAGCGTCAGCTCATGCTGTAGTAGCGCAGTTAAAGTACATCTTTGGAGTCTCGCCCAAGCGCTTCAATGGACCTCTGTCTATTGTTTAT ACTCTGGCAGACTTGTTTTGGTTGCTACCAGAGACTCATCTCCCATCACTGCTGGTCAGTGTTGTGTCCATTGTGGTTCTCATCACTGCCAAAGAAATTAACAACACATTCAGACAAAAACTGCTGGTGCCCATTCCAGTAGAACTTTGCACT ATTGTAGTGGCAACAGTTGTATCATTCTACACTCAGTTGAGTGCAAGGTATTCGATTTCGGTTGTTGGGGAGATCCCAAGTGG ACTTGAGCCTCCTAGAGTTCCAATTGCCAGTGTCTTTTCTGATGTGGTGGTGGATGCCTTTGCTATGGCCATTGTTGGCTATGCAATTTCCATCTCTTTGGGCAAAACCTTTGGTCTCAAACATGGTTACAAAGTAGAGAGCAACCAG GAACTGGTGGCTTTGGGTCTCAGTAATACAGTCGGAggatttttccagtgtttttcagTTTGTTCCTCTATGTCACGAAGTCTTATACAGGAAAGCACTGGAGGCAAGACACAG aTCGCAGGTGTGGTGTCCGTGGTGATAGTACTGGTGACTGTGCTGAAATTAGGTTCACTTTTTCAAGAGTTGCCAAAG GCAGTTCTTTCCGCCATTGTCTTTGTGAATCTGAAGGGAATGTTCAAGCAGTACTATGACACGGTTACACTGTGGCGTAGTAGCAAGATTGATCTG CTGATATGGTTGGTGACGTATGTGTCTACCATACTCTTTAACTTGGATATGGGTCTGGGTGCCTCCATGGGGTTCGCTCTACTCACTGTTATCTTCAGAACTCAACG GCCCAGATACTCACTACTGGGACATCTCCCTGGCACTGAGCTTTATCTAGACATGGAGACACACAAGGAG GTGAGGGAGGTATCAGGCATCACCATATTTCGCTCCTCTGCCACCATGTACTTTGCTAATGCTGAACTTTATCTTGAGGCACTTAAGAAAAAG AGTGGCCTAGACATCGGAAAAATGCTCACCTACAAGCGCAGACAGGAGGCCAAGCAAAGACGCAGAGAGAGGAGAGCTGAGCAAAGAGCACGAAGAGATGCTAAAAGACAA AAAAAAGTTCTTAGAGCAGCCTCTCAACGATCTAAAAATGCCATATTTTCAGTGGAAGAAGAGGCAGGACAGTTGAGGGAAAGAGATGAAGACACACAAAGAGAGGGAGAGCCTGGCTGGAGAGAGCGAGAAAACAGTACAGTGTTTGTAATGCCTTCTGATGGCAATCATACCTGGGAATACCTTAAGGGCACTGACCCTGAAACCAGCACCCTGGGGTCAATGTCAGATATACTCGATGGGGACACCACCACGATAGACTCCAGCAGTGAGGACACTTTAAGCAGGGACCTGGAGAGGGTTTCTCTGGGATCTCTGGGGAAGTGGACCTGGGACATCCATTCTATTATCTTAGATTTCTCCACTGCAAATTTTATTGATACAGTGGCCATCAAGACACTACGGAAT ATATTCCATGATTTTGGAGAGATTGATGTGGATATTTACTTAGCAGGCTGTCAAG CACTGGTGGTGGAACAGCTTGAGCGTGGCGGGTTCTTCTCTGATGACATCACTGAGGGTCATGTCTTTGCTACTGTGCATGATGCAGTTATGTACTGTCTGAAGCATCAAGTAGCTGGGACTATACACAGCTATGAGAATGCTCTG AATGTGAGTGGTACCCGACTATAA
- the LOC127653680 gene encoding solute carrier family 26 member 6-like isoform X1, producing MDSEHAGYRVQREVIDEQRLKELSQRMDFSQTNTPFSHRLKKSLSCSVPRLKHSIIGFLPILSWLPRYSIWDYGMPDLISGISVGIMHLPQGMAYALLASLPPVFGLYTSLYPPLIYFIFGTSRHISVGTFTILSIMIGSVTERLAPDANFLICNGTNVTEEVDIISRDFYRIQVAAAATVLGGLIQVVLGLVQFGFVGTYLSEPLVRGYTTAASAHAVVAQLKYIFGVSPKRFNGPLSIVYTLADLFWLLPETHLPSLLVSVVSIVVLITAKEINNTFRQKLLVPIPVELCTIVVATVVSFYTQLSARYSISVVGEIPSGLEPPRVPIASVFSDVVVDAFAMAIVGYAISISLGKTFGLKHGYKVESNQELVALGLSNTVGGFFQCFSVCSSMSRSLIQESTGGKTQIAGVVSVVIVLVTVLKLGSLFQELPKAVLSAIVFVNLKGMFKQYYDTVTLWRSSKIDLLIWLVTYVSTILFNLDMGLGASMGFALLTVIFRTQRPRYSLLGHLPGTELYLDMETHKEVREVSGITIFRSSATMYFANAELYLEALKKKSGLDIGKMLTYKRRQEAKQRRRERRAEQRARRDAKRQKKVLRAASQRSKNAIFSVEEEAGQLRERDEDTQREGEPGWRERENSTVFVMPSDGNHTWEYLKGTDPETSTLGSMSDILDGDTTTIDSSSEDTLSRDLERVSLGSLGKWTWDIHSIILDFSTANFIDTVAIKTLRNIFHDFGEIDVDIYLAGCQALVVEQLERGGFFSDDITEGHVFATVHDAVMYCLKHQVAGTIHSYENALNVSGTRL from the exons ATGGACTCAGAGCATGCAGGGTATCGTGTACAGAGAGAGGTTATAGATGAACAAAGACTGAAAGAGCTGTCTCAGAGAATGGACTTTTCCCAGACCAACACTCCCTTTTCCCATCGGCTGAAAAAGTCACTCAG CTGTTCTGTACCCAGACTGAAGCATAGCATCATTGGTTTTTTGCCTATTCTATCCTGGTTACCTCGTTATTCCATCTGGGATTATGGCATGCCAGATCTTATCTCTGGCATCAGCGTGGGCATCATGCATCTTCCACAAG GAATGGCCTATGCATTGCTGGCCTCTTTGCCTCCAGTGTTTGGACTTTACACATCCCTCTATCCAccattaatttactttatttttggaACATCCAGACACATCTCCGTAG gCACGTTTACCATCCTTAGTATTATGATTGGAAGTGTAACAGAGAGACTGGCCCCTGATGCAAATTTCCTTATTTGCAATGGCACTAATGTGACTGAGGAGGTGGATATCATATCTAGAGACTTCTACAGAATACAGGTTGCTGCTGCCGCCACTGTACTGGGAGGTCTAATTCAG GTTGTATTAGGATTGGTGCAGTTTGGGTTTGTCGGTACCTATCTTTCAGAGCCATTGGTCAGAGGTTATACAACAGCAGCGTCAGCTCATGCTGTAGTAGCGCAGTTAAAGTACATCTTTGGAGTCTCGCCCAAGCGCTTCAATGGACCTCTGTCTATTGTTTAT ACTCTGGCAGACTTGTTTTGGTTGCTACCAGAGACTCATCTCCCATCACTGCTGGTCAGTGTTGTGTCCATTGTGGTTCTCATCACTGCCAAAGAAATTAACAACACATTCAGACAAAAACTGCTGGTGCCCATTCCAGTAGAACTTTGCACT ATTGTAGTGGCAACAGTTGTATCATTCTACACTCAGTTGAGTGCAAGGTATTCGATTTCGGTTGTTGGGGAGATCCCAAGTGG ACTTGAGCCTCCTAGAGTTCCAATTGCCAGTGTCTTTTCTGATGTGGTGGTGGATGCCTTTGCTATGGCCATTGTTGGCTATGCAATTTCCATCTCTTTGGGCAAAACCTTTGGTCTCAAACATGGTTACAAAGTAGAGAGCAACCAG GAACTGGTGGCTTTGGGTCTCAGTAATACAGTCGGAggatttttccagtgtttttcagTTTGTTCCTCTATGTCACGAAGTCTTATACAGGAAAGCACTGGAGGCAAGACACAG aTCGCAGGTGTGGTGTCCGTGGTGATAGTACTGGTGACTGTGCTGAAATTAGGTTCACTTTTTCAAGAGTTGCCAAAG GCAGTTCTTTCCGCCATTGTCTTTGTGAATCTGAAGGGAATGTTCAAGCAGTACTATGACACGGTTACACTGTGGCGTAGTAGCAAGATTGATCTG CTGATATGGTTGGTGACGTATGTGTCTACCATACTCTTTAACTTGGATATGGGTCTGGGTGCCTCCATGGGGTTCGCTCTACTCACTGTTATCTTCAGAACTCAACG GCCCAGATACTCACTACTGGGACATCTCCCTGGCACTGAGCTTTATCTAGACATGGAGACACACAAGGAG GTGAGGGAGGTATCAGGCATCACCATATTTCGCTCCTCTGCCACCATGTACTTTGCTAATGCTGAACTTTATCTTGAGGCACTTAAGAAAAAG AGTGGCCTAGACATCGGAAAAATGCTCACCTACAAGCGCAGACAGGAGGCCAAGCAAAGACGCAGAGAGAGGAGAGCTGAGCAAAGAGCACGAAGAGATGCTAAAAGACAA AAAAAAGTTCTTAGAGCAGCCTCTCAACGATCTAAAAATGCCATATTTTCAGTGGAAGAAGAGGCAGGACAGTTGAGGGAAAGAGATGAAGACACACAAAGAGAGGGAGAGCCTGGCTGGAGAGAGCGAGAAAACAGTACAGTGTTTGTAATGCCTTCTGATGGCAATCATACCTGGGAATACCTTAAGGGCACTGACCCTGAAACCAGCACCCTGGGGTCAATGTCAGATATACTCGATGGGGACACCACCACGATAGACTCCAGCAGTGAGGACACTTTAAGCAGGGACCTGGAGAGGGTTTCTCTGGGATCTCTGGGGAAGTGGACCTGGGACATCCATTCTATTATCTTAGATTTCTCCACTGCAAATTTTATTGATACAGTGGCCATCAAGACACTACGGAAT ATATTCCATGATTTTGGAGAGATTGATGTGGATATTTACTTAGCAGGCTGTCAAG CACTGGTGGTGGAACAGCTTGAGCGTGGCGGGTTCTTCTCTGATGACATCACTGAGGGTCATGTCTTTGCTACTGTGCATGATGCAGTTATGTACTGTCTGAAGCATCAAGTAGCTGGGACTATACACAGCTATGAGAATGCTCTG AATGTGAGTGGTACCCGACTATAA
- the p4htmb gene encoding transmembrane prolyl 4-hydroxylase: MMEPQENIEQNDTASSPQPKSLPRQRVSLQKSSVCSRSYFMVVMIFFHVYIINVIALLLFVHYNNGSNTSTSNRDFRSRGSSHKITGSPDLQTPADFGFPRNMYLPRIEGIRVGHVQKVSLVPGKVHVMKTLSLKPLLFEIPEFLSEEECSVVVHLAQLKGLMESQVMVPEGQEELNQQLNLSPEEIFHFLDLNQDGQLQPHEILTHSRVRDGIWLTSENLKEIYDGLKVDQDGNGLLSLEEFRRLRSDTFQHFLLQRGVERSQLVRNSRHTWLYQGQGAHWVLQDLRKRVTRLTRLPYSLVELSEPLQVVRYEQGGHYHAHHDSGPVYPETACAHTRLAANTTSPFQTSCRYITVLFYLNNVEEGGETTFPVADNRTYEEASLIQNDVDLLDTRKNCDKGNLRVKPTKGTAVFWYNYLSDGRGWVGDQDEYSLHGGCVVTRGTKWVANNWINVDPDYQRQARYQQFVSQQQETQEQEEQISELNSDQHTETHQDL, from the exons ATGATGGAACCCCAGGAAAATATTGAGCAGAATGACACCGCATCATCACCGCAACCCAAATCTCTGCCCCGTCAGCGCGTCTCTCTGCAGAAGAGCAGCGTGTGTTCGCGCTCCTATTTCATGGTGGTTATGATTTTCTTCCACGTTTACATCATCAATGTCATCGCACTTCTACTGTTTGTTCATTATAATAACGGCTCTAACACGAGCACGTCAAACCGGGATTTCAGGAGTCGAGGTAGCAGTCATAAAATTACCGGATCACCGGATTTGCAGACTCCTGCAGACTTTGGATTCCCTCGAAATATGTATCTTCCACGCATTGAAGGAATACGG gTGGGTCATGTTCAGAAAGTGTCATTGGTTCCAGGCAAAGTCCATGTGATGAAGACACTCAGTCTAAAGCCCCTACTGTTTG AGATCCCTGAATTTCTATCAGAGGAGGAGTGTAGTGTAGTTGTGCACCTGGCTCAGCTGAAGGGTTTGATGGAGAGTCAGGTTATGGTTCCTGAAGGTCAAGAGGAGCTTAATCAGCAACTTAACCTAAGTCCCGAAGAAATCTTTCATTTCCTTGACCTAAACCAGGATGGCCAACTGCAACCTCATGAG ATACTGACTCACTCTCGAGTGAGAGATGGAATCTGGTTAACTTCCGAGAACCTTAAGGAAATCTATGATGGCCTAAAAGTTGATCAGGATGGAAATG GTCTCTTGAGTTTAGAGGAGTTTAGGCGTCTGAGAAGTGATACCTTTCAGCATTTTCTGCTACAGCGTGGAGTGGAGAGGAGCCAGCTGGTGAGGAACAGCAGACACACCTGGCTCTACCAGGGCCAGGGAGCACATTGGGTCCTACAAGACCTCCGCAAAAG AGTGACACGTTTAACACGACTCCCGTACTCGCTGGTGGAGTTAAGTGAACCGCTTCAAGTAGTGCGCTATGAGCAGGGAGGCCATTACCACGCTCATCATGATAGTGGGCCAGTGTACCCTGAAACAGCCTGTGCACACACTCGCCTCGCTGCCAACACCACATCCCCATTTCAGACTTCCTGCAG GTATATCACAGTTCTGTTTTACCTTAATAATGTTGAAGAAGGAGGGGAAACAACCTTTCCAGTGGCAGATAATAGGACCTATGAAGAAGCG TCATTGATACAGAATGATGTAGATCTGTTGGACACGAGGAAAAACTGTGATAAAGGCAACCTGAGAGTGAAGCCCACTAAGGGGACAGCGGTTTTCTGGTATAACTACCTTTCTGATGGCAGag GTTGGGTGGGTGATCAGGATGAGTATTCTCTTCATGGGGGCTGTGTGGTCACACGAGGGACCAAGTGGGTCGCAAATAATTGGATCAATGTTGACCCAGACTACCAGCGGCAGGCACGCTACCAACAGTTTGTTTCACAACAACAAGAGACACAGGAGCAGGAAGAACAGATTTCAGAACTGAACTCGGACCAGCACACAGAAACACACCAAGACCTGTAA